A part of Acropora palmata chromosome 6, jaAcrPala1.3, whole genome shotgun sequence genomic DNA contains:
- the LOC141883381 gene encoding proteasome assembly chaperone 1-like, producing MASGFGVWEVKFPSSRAVYDDDDDEDDDSSILEEYSKSIFFQWAPDIVECSHTPSPREYPLLVIAIGEVATTFLEAHVSAEETKVLACLSSKKDNESNFENVCFTTKATGDSPFFRVTASDHKDPIVICHCRRPVSPEKAFYWTEKVFQNLNPSQVVILTSSPACDYHTKDPENLPSDFVKVLKTDSWQKSFPEVECAFLETPNVIGGLAASVLQYCQIFQVAAALFVCYTESSQLDSRSVEAFQFLLKTYPLNSLPQASDDQVLRVLKSFRVGKLLETNMYT from the exons ATGGCGTCTGGTTTCGGCGTTTGGGAAGTGAAGTTTCCATCGTCTCGTGCGGTGtacgatgacgatgacgatgaggACGACGACTCTTCCATACTAGAGGAATATTCTAAGTCTATATTCTTTCAGTGGGCACCTGATATTGTGGAATGCTCTCATACTCCTTCACCAAGGGAATATCCATTGCTCGTAATTGCTATTGGTGAAGTTGCTACGACATTTTTGGAGGCGCACGTGTCGGCAGAAGAAACCAAAGTTTTGGCTTGCCTTTCCTCTAAAAAAGATAATGaatcaaactttgaaaatgtgtGTTTCACAACTAAAGCAACCGGCGATAGTCCCTTTTTTAGGGTAACTGCCAGTGATCACAAGGACCCAATCGTTATTTGTCATTGTAGAAGACCTGTCTCCCCAGAAAAGGCTTTCTATTGGACAGAAAAG GTTTTTCAAAACCTGAACCCATCTCAAGTTGTGATTCTAACGTCTTCTCCTGCTTGTGATTATCATACCAAAGATCCAGAAAATCTCCCATCTGATTTTGTAAAAGTGCTTAAAACAGATTCCTGGCAGAAAAGCTTTCCAGAAGTAGAATGTGCCTTTTTAGAAACACCGAATGTCATAGGTGGACTTGCTGCATCAG TTCTGCAGTATTGTCAAATTTTCCAAGTTGCTGCtgctctgtttgtttgttatacTGAGTCATCACAGTTGGATTCAAGATCTGTGGAAGCATTTCAGTTCCTTTTAAAAACATATCCTCTGAACTCACTCCCTCAG GCTTCCGATGATCAAGTTTTGCGGGTTCTCAAGTCGTTTCGTGTTGGAAAATTATTAGAGACAAATATGTATACATAA
- the LOC141883379 gene encoding uncharacterized protein LOC141883379, whose amino-acid sequence MKAIRVFLVVYLLQRALALVQVTSNMKSFSSAIKNGWIVSNQEKVLYQHDTGEPGVITEQWFTGGVMDQNARIRIYIDGEVDASLDFNLFIAHGLGFPESDELKNIPWGTRRIAHTADGGIYNTIRIPFSKSFRVTATTQSSGMMWYIIRGVENYPVVLGDLVLPSHTRLRLYKNENFLLKPLDFMNLAYVKSSAGALFMVTMVAESSNLVFLEGCFRAYIDGSNRTTWLSSGTEDFFLSAFYFNKGLYHLDNAGLTYKTDSSIAAYKFFENDPLLFAKSFELWWRCSDKDVSVDRKYGCPNSWPDTTPPRNGKFIKDYTAMKDKLYRRGVPFGKNELYKRPQFFDKDLSSTEEMQLKYKIAKEGVQGYLPPMEPANITTYTWVYEW is encoded by the coding sequence ATGAAGGCGATTCGAGTTTTCCTTGTTGTGTATCTTTTGCAACGAGCATTGGCTCTAGTTCAAGTTACTTCAAACATGAAGTCGTTCTCGTCTGCCATTAAAAATGGGTGGATCGTCTCAAACCAAGAGAAAGTTCTTTATCAACACGATACTGGAGAACCTGGTGTCATAACAGAGCAATGGTTTACAGGAGGAGTGATGGACCAAAATGCCAGAATAAGAATCTACATTGATGGTGAAGTGGATGCAAGTTTAGACTTCAACCTGTTTATCGCTCATGGGTTGGGATTTCCCGAGAGCGATGAGTTGAAGAACATACCGTGGGGAACGAGAAGAATCGCTCACACGGCCGATGGCGGAATCTACAACACGATCCGGATCCCGTTTTcgaaatcatttcgagttacAGCAACCACTCAGAGCTCTGGTATGATGTGGTACATTATCCGAGGCGTGGAAAATTATCCTGTGGTATTAGGCGACCTTGTGCTACCGTCACATACACGTTTGAGACTTTACAAGAATGAGAACTTTCTATTGAAACCACTGGATTTCATGAACTTGGCGTACGTGAAAAGCTCTGCAGGAGCCTTGTTTATGGTAACTATGGTCGCAGAGAGCTCAAATCTCGTATTTCTTGAGGGCTGCTTTCGGGCTTACATCGATGGGAGCAACAGGACAACTTGGCTTTCTTCTGGCACTGAAGATTTCTTCCTTTCTGCGTTTTACTTTAATAAAGGCTTGTACCATCTCGACAATGCTGGTTTGACGTATAAAACTGACTCGTCGATCGCCGCCTACAAGTTTTTCGAAAATGACCCACTCCTGTTTGCAAAATCCTTCGAACTTTGGTGGAGATGCAGTGATAAAGACGTAAGCGTTGACCGTAAATATGGCTGCCCCAACTCCTGGCCTGACACCACCCCaccaagaaatggaaaatttatCAAAGACTACACAGCAATGAAAGATAAGCTGTATAGAAGAGGGGTGCCCTTCGGTAAAAATGAGCTTTACAAAAGGCCGCAGTTTTTTGACAAAGACTTGTCCAGCACAGAGGAAATGCAACTCAAATATAAAATTGCAAAGGAAGGCGTACAAGGTTATTTGCCGCCAATGGAGCCTGCAAATATAACCACGTACACCTGGGTGTATGAATGGTGA